The Dethiosulfovibrio faecalis genome contains the following window.
GTCAAGAGGGTCATCTCCAGGGCCAGAGGTATGGAGTATACCGATACTCCCCAATGGGCCACATTCCTCGGCATAGACGTCATGAACTCTCCGGAGAGGTCCGTCGCCAGGGATATAGACGATCTTCTGGCGGTCAGCGCCGCGGTTCACGCCACGGAGCTGTTCGACGGAAAGGCCGGGTCCTATGCCTTCAGGGTCGGATCCGACTCTCCCATAGTTGGGATGACCCTCAGCGAGGTGGGACAGGAGTACCCTAATCTCTCCGCCGTTATGGTTTACGTCGAGAGGGGAAACAAGGGATTCGTCCCCTCCGGCGACTGGGTGGCAATGGAGGGGGATCTGTGTTTCATGGTCTCCTTCAAGGACAGGGTGTTTCATCTTCAGGAGCTGTTCCATCCCTCCAGCGGCAAGGGACTCCGCAGGGTGATGATAGTAGGAGGAGGAAAACTTGGAGCCCATCTGGCCAGGAGGCTGGTCAGGAGATATCCCGGCATAGACGTAAAGATATTGGACAAGAACAGGGAGAAGTGCGACAAGCTGGCGGAGGAGATGCCAAAGGTCACGGTCCTTTTCGGAGACGGAACGGACGAGAGACTGCTCCTTCACGAGGGAATAGAGGACATCGACGGTTTCGTAGCCACCACCGACTCGGACGAGCTCAACATGATTCTGACCGTTCTGGCCGATAGTATGAAGGCCAGAAAGACCGTTGCGGTGGTCCATAAGGAGCTTTACTCCAGGCTGGCCGAGGACATGCCCATAGACTCGGTGGTGAACCCCAACGAATCCCTGGCCTCCTTGATACTCCGCCACG
Protein-coding sequences here:
- the trkA gene encoding Trk system potassium transporter TrkA codes for the protein MKVVIVGAGNVGYSIARSLSLEGHDIVVVERDIEVGSKVENELDVSVVIGNGSRPPVLEQAGIKAGCDVDFLVACTDRDEVNIMACWVGKRCGVKRVISRARGMEYTDTPQWATFLGIDVMNSPERSVARDIDDLLAVSAAVHATELFDGKAGSYAFRVGSDSPIVGMTLSEVGQEYPNLSAVMVYVERGNKGFVPSGDWVAMEGDLCFMVSFKDRVFHLQELFHPSSGKGLRRVMIVGGGKLGAHLARRLVRRYPGIDVKILDKNREKCDKLAEEMPKVTVLFGDGTDERLLLHEGIEDIDGFVATTDSDELNMILTVLADSMKARKTVAVVHKELYSRLAEDMPIDSVVNPNESLASLILRHVRYPETAGSLSLIDRIGAEMLEVTIPEDSPVVGKKLMEVGLPKGVLFAMVNRKGNIILPRGDMVIKEDDTVSIFATGDLLPRALRILGIQG